The Gallus gallus isolate bGalGal1 chromosome 5, bGalGal1.mat.broiler.GRCg7b, whole genome shotgun sequence region CCGCCAACTGCTGCAGGCAAAGGAGGCCCAGCTCCGCCAGATGCAGGAGCGGCTGCAGAAGCAGCGCAACGACACCATACGCCAGGCATGGCATCTGCAGCGGCAGCTGGTAGAGGAGCTGCTGAAAGGTGGCAGCAGCCGCAGGGAGCGCGGAATACATCAAGAAGTCCAGCGGCAGCGCTGCTGGAAGCCCCGtggagagcaggctgcccaCGTGCTGCGCCTCCAGCGTGAACTGCAGGAGCAAAGGAGAGGCTTCCTGCAGTACATCCTGCAGCACGGTGAGGAGCAGCCGCCCGTCTCCTGCAACAGGGCCAGGGCCTGCCATCAGGCTGTGGCAGAGGTGGGTGTTCAGGCTGAAGAGCAACAAGAACCCTGCCCACCTGAGCgcatggagctgcaggagcagaacgCCCATCTGCTCAGGGATCTGCTGAAGAATCTACAGAGACAAGGCAGAATCCTTGGAAAggagagctgcctgctgagcaACAAAAGCTCTCAGCAGATGAGGGAAGAGGTGGAGTGGATTGAGGACAAGAGGCGTATGATCAGCCTCGCTACCCAGCAGCCGTGTGAAAGAGTGCAGCAGCTCAAGGAGTCCTCCTCCAAATCCAGAGAGgacaaagaaaaggcagaggaattCGACCACCTGAAGGGACAGAATTTGGAAAAGGAGAATGGCAAAGTGCAGGAGGCGCAAGGACATCCAAAACAGCAATGCTCCAACCCACAGAAAAGGTTGGAGGAGAAATGCAGGCAGCTTCAGGAGATCACCAGAAAGCTGAGGCCACATGGAAGTCCCAGACAGGAATCAcaagcccagcactgcctgctgagaGAAGAACGCCCTCCAGAAGTGGGCCAGGAGCTTCAaaggctccagcaggctggggcCAAACTTGGAGTGCTCACCAAGATGCTGCAGGAGAAATTCAGGCAGCTCCAGGACATCAGGAGAGAGCTGAGGCCACAGGGAAATCCTATACAGCAATGGAAGGCCCAGCCATGCCTTCTGAGAGAGGAATGCCCTCCTGACaagtgccaggagctgcagaggctccagcaggctggggcCATACTTGGAGTGCTCAGTGAGCAACTGGAGGAGAAATGCAAACAGCTCCAGATCGGGAGAAAGCTGAGTCCACATGAAAATCCCAAACAGCAATGGaaggctcagcactgcctgctgagtGTGGAACACCCTCCTGAagagtgccaggagctgcagagggtCCAGCAGGCTGGGACAAAACGTGCAATACTCAGGAATCAGCTGAAGGCGAcatgcaggcagctccagaCTGGGAGAAAGTTGAGGCCACAGAGAAATCCACAACAACAATGGATGGCCCAGCATTGCCTGCTGAGGGAGGAAGGCCCTCCTGAagagtgccaggagctgcagaggctccagcaggctggggcAAAACTTGGAGTGCTCAGCGAGCAGCTGCAGGTGATATGCAGGCAGCTCCAGATCGGGAGCAAGCTGAGGCCACACGGAATTCCCAAACAGCAATGGAAGGCCCAGCCATGCCTGCAGAGGGAGGAACACCCACCTGAAGAGTGTCGGAagctgcagaggctccagcaggctggtACCAATCTTGCAATACTCAGcgagcagctggaggagagtTGCAGGCAGCTCCAGATCGGGAGCAAGCTGAGGCCACACGGAATTCCCAAACAGGAATGGaaggctcagcactgcctgctgagtGAGGAATGCCCTCTGGAagagtgccaggagctgcagaggctccagcagTCTGTCGCCAAACTTGGAGTGCTCAGCGAGCAGTTGCAGGAGAAATGCAGGCAGATCCAGTTTGGGAGAATACTGAGGCCACAGGGAAATCCCAAACAGCAATGGAGGGCCCAGCACTGCTTGCTGAGTGAGGAATGCCCTCCTGAcgagtgccaggagctgcagaggctccagcaggctggggcCAGACTTGTAATACTCAGCGAGCAGGCTGCAGGATGAAATGCAGGCAGCTCCAGATCGGGAGCAAGCTGAGGCCACAGGGAAAATCCATCAACAGCAATGGAAGGCCCAGCATTGCCTTCTGAGGAGAGAAGATCCCTCCTGAagagtgccaggagctgcagaggctccagcaggctggggcCAAACTTGCAATACTCAGCGATCAGCTGGAGGAGAAATGCAGGCAGCTCCAGATCGGATCAGGAAaaagctgtggccacagtggAAATCCCAAACAGGAATGCTCCAACCCACGGAAAAGGCTGGATGAGTCACAAGTGTGGCTTGGTGGCAGCCTGCAACCTGCATTGTCGCAGTGAAACATCACCAGTAGTTCGAAGATTCTTAGCTCGGCACAGCTACAATCCTTTTGAGGGCCCTAATCAGGACCCAGAAAACGAGCTTCCACTGATCTCTGGACAGTACGTTTACAGTCTTTGGAGACATGGATGAGGATGGCTGGTTGCTGGGAGAGCTGACGGACGGCACAAGAGGACTGGTCCCTTCCAGTCTGGTGGAAGAAGTTTCTGATGATGACCTGGATACAACCATGCCTGCAGAGCTTCGTGATCTCCTGCTAGGATACCGATGATGAagagagagcaggcagcaggagcaatGGCAGAACGTGATGGTCACCATCTAGGAAATCTGTGTCCATGTGTTGGCTGAATCCTGGGAGACGCAGAGACTCCTCCATAAGACAGCAACATCCCctcaaaattccacttttccaGATGAAGACTATCTTCTGCTCCACTTGATGTTCAAATGGAGCGCTTGTCCATCAGCAGCAAGACCTTGAAAATTCACCATTTCTATGACTGAGAATTTATTACATTGGACTAGactaaaaaagataaaatacaaaaaaattattaaaaaaataaaaaaatcaccaaaccCAAAAAGCGTGTACAGTCTTCTTGTTTTCTGGCAGTCCGCTTTTGTAAAggtatgagaaaaaaaagaggctgaggAAAGCCTCCAAAGTCTTTCTTGAGTGCTCCACCTACAAGTATTAGCATCAGGAGAGAAAGGAATCACCATTGCTTGCTTCTGTTCTTTGGCATGCCTGAAGTACCTTGGAAGGCCACACTTTCTGAGCCATACAGACATTCTGTCCCAAAGCAGCTGTTTGACCGTTTTCATGGGGTGATAATGCATAGCGCTTGCATCGTCCAAAGGCACAGACTCAGATGCAAATCCAAATCCTTAATTGCAGGTCCTTGCATGCATCAATGCTCA contains the following coding sequences:
- the LOC112532496 gene encoding RIMS-binding protein 3-like; the encoded protein is MLWDTVGQGQAKRSRPPHHRGPAQLPASPAQREEHRQEQEALRAQLEGERLRSQELLRCHTAKRRELQEVAQRERQLLADRLRCAWEKQQALEEQQLKEREQRQRATETRQLLRWKEAELHATKELLQRECDAALRQARELQQLLAQELRSPHRSSRMARPQLQDVLSKLRWETDGEQPACIRHLQHQLELERRLFSQYIVGSWEGKPQHVESRAMSCSQDRERALGRHCAEQGSSRPAVKDAHVQVPETAKEDLGLPGSRPSPHRGLAQPPICPVQREEKSQVRKALQAQLQGERLRSQELQRRWAAERCELQEAADRERQLLANRLRSKWERERASKLQRLWEQSQRQRDAEIRQLLQAKEAQLRQMQERLQKQRNDTIRQAWHLQRQLVEELLKGGSSRRERGIHQEVQRQRCWKPRGEQAAHVLRLQRELQEQRRGFLQYILQHGEEQPPVSCNRARACHQAVAEVGVQAEEQQEPCPPERMELQEQNAHLLRDLLKNLQRQGRILGKESCLLSNKSSQQMREEVEWIEDKRRMISLATQQPCERVQQLKESSSKSREDKEKAEEFDHLKGQNLEKENGKVQEAQGHPKQQCSNPQKRLEEKCRQLQEITRKLRPHGSPRQESQAQHCLLREERPPEVGQELQRLQQAGAKLGVLTKMLQEKFRQLQDIRRELRPQGNPIQQWKAQPCLLREECPPDKCQELQRLQQAGAILGVLSEQLEEKCKQLQIGRKLSPHENPKQQWKAQHCLLSVEHPPEECQELQRVQQAGTKRAILRNQLKATCRQLQTGRKLRPQRNPQQQWMAQHCLLREEGPPEECQELQRLQQAGAKLGVLSEQLQVICRQLQIGSKLRPHGIPKQQWKAQPCLQREEHPPEECRKLQRLQQAGTNLAILSEQLEESCRQLQIGSKLRPHGIPKQEWKAQHCLLSEECPLEECQELQRLQQSVAKLGVLSEQLQEKCRQIQFGRILRPQGNPKQQWRAQHCLLSEECPPDECQELQRLQQAGARLVILSEQAAG